The proteins below are encoded in one region of Thermococcus sp.:
- a CDS encoding AIR synthase family protein, which yields MLPGKVPPGLLARLLSILPIGEDVLIGPGEGLDFAALMADGRIIVASTDPITGAEKRIGFYAVHVNANDVAVSGARPRWFLTTILLPEDADEGLAERIVAEIAENAEKIGVSVVGGHTEVTPGLNRPIVVGTMIGVAGERLVRPDGAMPGDAIVLTKWAGLEGTAIIAEERWEELVGLFGEEFLGRATGFLEMISVLPEAMVAGDFARAIHDPTEGGIANGLHEMANSAGLGFRVYAERIPIREETEKICGFYSLNPLALISSGALLIAVPPGDSGKLVARLREKGIPATVIGEFLEDSDRRVIVENGWERPLERPASDELWKVVGG from the coding sequence ATGCTCCCGGGTAAGGTTCCGCCGGGGTTGCTCGCAAGGTTGCTCTCCATCCTTCCTATTGGGGAGGACGTCCTCATAGGGCCGGGCGAGGGACTGGATTTCGCGGCGCTGATGGCCGATGGAAGGATTATCGTCGCCTCCACAGACCCCATCACCGGCGCGGAGAAGAGGATAGGCTTCTATGCGGTTCACGTAAACGCGAACGACGTGGCCGTCTCTGGGGCGAGGCCCCGGTGGTTCCTGACGACAATCCTCCTCCCGGAGGATGCCGATGAAGGGCTCGCCGAAAGGATAGTTGCCGAGATAGCGGAGAACGCGGAGAAAATCGGTGTTTCCGTCGTTGGCGGGCACACGGAGGTAACCCCCGGCCTGAACCGGCCCATAGTCGTGGGGACGATGATTGGGGTTGCCGGGGAGAGGTTAGTCCGCCCCGATGGTGCCATGCCCGGGGATGCTATAGTCCTGACCAAGTGGGCCGGCCTTGAGGGAACAGCTATAATAGCGGAGGAGAGATGGGAGGAACTTGTTGGGCTCTTTGGAGAGGAGTTCCTTGGCAGGGCCACCGGTTTCCTTGAGATGATAAGCGTCCTCCCCGAGGCGATGGTAGCGGGGGACTTCGCGAGGGCAATACACGACCCCACAGAGGGAGGAATCGCCAACGGCCTCCACGAGATGGCCAACTCGGCCGGGCTGGGCTTCAGGGTCTACGCCGAGAGGATACCCATAAGGGAGGAGACTGAAAAGATATGCGGTTTCTACTCCCTCAACCCGCTCGCGCTGATAAGCTCGGGGGCCCTTCTCATTGCAGTTCCGCCGGGGGACTCGGGAAAGCTCGTGGCGAGGCTGAGGGAAAAGGGAATCCCCGCGACAGTCATCGGGGAGTTCCTTGAGGATTCCGATAGGAGGGTAATCGTGGAGAACGGCTGGGAAAGACCTCTTGAGAGGCCGGCGAGCGACGAGCTGTGGAAGGTTGTCGGGGGATAG
- a CDS encoding type I restriction endonuclease: protein MEELERAVLTVMSRVSSHRKLYERNEEAVKQHLIGEIFKALGWDWSNPEEVRPEERTEDGRADYALFLNGEIVAFVEAKNLGVNVLSKDEPLRQLARYCFSRGVKYGVLTNGAVWVVLRAFAEGTSLRERILFTVDLENDPVERSVVKLSLLSKSRIKEVERLSSLLKALEVSFSELLKEYPENLLVGFLLAKHSLIPVSKLTPGVTPKAIYVHENGWKPLPLGDRSLKGALLAILDYIEARSEGEKREEIRKARRVLSNMDIPPEKIIRLLGEIERDEGIELRVEV from the coding sequence ATGGAGGAGCTTGAAAGAGCGGTGCTGACGGTCATGTCGAGGGTCTCCTCCCACAGGAAGCTCTACGAGAGGAACGAGGAGGCCGTTAAGCAGCACCTCATAGGGGAAATCTTCAAGGCCCTCGGCTGGGACTGGAGCAACCCCGAGGAAGTCCGGCCCGAGGAGAGAACCGAGGACGGAAGGGCCGACTACGCTCTCTTCCTCAACGGGGAGATAGTTGCCTTCGTGGAGGCCAAGAACCTCGGGGTCAACGTCCTGAGCAAAGATGAGCCCCTCAGACAGCTGGCGCGCTACTGCTTCAGCCGCGGGGTTAAATACGGGGTGCTGACGAACGGTGCAGTCTGGGTCGTCCTCAGGGCCTTTGCCGAGGGGACATCGCTCAGGGAGAGGATACTCTTCACCGTCGACCTTGAGAACGATCCCGTTGAGAGAAGCGTGGTAAAGCTCTCCCTCCTTTCCAAGAGCAGGATTAAAGAGGTTGAGAGGCTCTCCTCCCTCCTGAAGGCCCTTGAAGTTTCCTTCTCCGAACTGCTTAAGGAGTATCCAGAGAACCTGCTCGTCGGGTTCCTGTTGGCGAAGCACTCCCTTATCCCGGTCTCGAAGCTCACCCCCGGCGTTACCCCGAAAGCAATCTACGTTCACGAAAACGGATGGAAACCGCTCCCCCTCGGCGACAGGTCACTCAAAGGCGCCCTGCTGGCGATTCTCGACTACATTGAGGCCCGTTCGGAGGGGGAGAAGAGGGAGGAGATACGCAAGGCCAGGAGAGTTCTCTCGAACATGGACATACCCCCCGAGAAAATCATCAGGCTTTTGGGAGAGATAGAGAGGGACGAGGGGATAGAACTCAGGGTCGAGGTTTAG
- a CDS encoding class II glutamine amidotransferase, whose product MKKVCRILFAMGDGEELRPLAEAFRKSAEHDPYRARRSGKTGHADGWGYVLLGEGGIVHYRSPRPVFEDEDGFSGLLDSLSGEVVLMAHARAASQGAKSLFNVQPFSFSSRKGFSFWFSHNGDLDKEAVIERAGFDREHFEGTSDSYAFSAYLCRLLDGPTAENLLEHYSFGANVSRTTFNTMTLFLMPDGSWRAFITAYMSSSYYENPLHRNYARLIALTKPFAIASSTLELYYRAGWSEVPNGTAYLIEPGRLETLRLG is encoded by the coding sequence GTGAAGAAGGTGTGCAGGATACTCTTTGCAATGGGCGATGGTGAAGAACTCAGACCCCTCGCCGAGGCCTTCAGGAAATCGGCCGAGCACGACCCCTACAGGGCCAGAAGAAGCGGGAAGACGGGCCACGCAGATGGCTGGGGCTACGTCCTTCTCGGGGAAGGGGGGATTGTCCACTACCGCTCTCCAAGGCCTGTCTTTGAGGATGAGGATGGCTTTTCGGGCCTCCTCGACAGCCTTAGTGGTGAGGTCGTTCTCATGGCCCACGCGAGGGCCGCGAGCCAGGGGGCAAAGAGCCTCTTCAACGTTCAGCCCTTTTCCTTCTCCTCAAGGAAGGGTTTCTCCTTCTGGTTCAGTCACAACGGTGACCTCGACAAGGAAGCCGTGATAGAGAGGGCCGGCTTTGATAGGGAGCACTTTGAGGGAACGTCTGACAGCTATGCCTTCTCCGCCTACCTCTGCCGTCTCCTCGACGGGCCCACCGCGGAGAACCTTTTGGAGCACTACTCCTTTGGGGCGAACGTTTCTAGGACGACATTCAACACGATGACGCTGTTCCTTATGCCCGATGGAAGCTGGAGGGCCTTTATCACGGCCTACATGAGCTCCTCCTACTACGAGAATCCCCTCCACAGGAACTACGCGAGGCTGATAGCCCTCACCAAGCCCTTCGCCATAGCCTCTTCAACCCTCGAACTCTACTATCGGGCCGGCTGGAGTGAGGTTCCCAACGGGACGGCATATCTAATTGAACCCGGAAGGTTGGAGACCCTCAGGCTGGGGTGA
- a CDS encoding CBS domain-containing protein gives MDENAPIKVYMTRKLIGVSPDDTVKRACELMVEFDISSLVVVEDGRVVGFFTKTDVIRRVVIPGRPNTTPVREIMTKELITMNSNAPLREVLDVMAKKGVKHMLIEENGQIVGIFTLSDLLQASRRKLETAIAAE, from the coding sequence ATGGACGAGAACGCCCCGATAAAGGTCTACATGACGAGGAAGCTGATTGGCGTTTCTCCAGATGATACGGTGAAGAGGGCCTGCGAGCTCATGGTGGAGTTTGACATAAGCTCCCTCGTGGTCGTTGAAGACGGCAGGGTCGTCGGCTTCTTCACCAAGACCGACGTGATACGTCGCGTCGTCATCCCCGGAAGGCCCAACACGACGCCGGTGAGGGAGATAATGACGAAAGAACTGATAACCATGAACTCAAACGCCCCCCTCAGGGAAGTCCTCGACGTTATGGCCAAGAAGGGGGTTAAGCACATGCTGATAGAGGAGAACGGCCAGATAGTCGGGATATTTACCCTCAGCGACCTCCTTCAGGCGAGCAGGAGAAAGCTTGAAACCGCGATAGCCGCGGAGTGA
- a CDS encoding metallophosphoesterase, with protein MRIAHISDTHITGGEAYKSYAYDLTVSEINRLNFDLVVHTGDVTNSGLREEYERAEYELKKIKKPLVVIPGNHDVRNVGYELFEEFIGPLNGVYEFKDGVLIWVDSTIPDLSDGRIGRHKFRWLKKVLEEYSERPIKIVASHHHLVPLPNTGRERNVLFNAGDVLDLLLRHDVTLYLCGHKHVPNVYRVEDLIVDNAGCTSCRKTRRGDVNSYNIVEIEKDRIGVTVRRLVGEEETKSHRPVKSKLFIPRGERLIRIVHVADTRVSDRVYFRRKVLENAIRLINEKLKPDVVVHSGNMVDVGIERNFERASEFWEKIGAPKLAVPGSSDMTCLGHELFPEYFGEPEVTPLRDFTFIPVLTPQYEYEVGSVGRFGQRKLAGDLESAEGTRVVFMHHNVVPIPGSREKGFLEDAGDVLKILTQHGAEIVLTGHGGNAFAVRVENTVVINAGSLSWELHRNTFGNSFNLIDVYPGMIVAFEVQATWGSRRLLGIWPLRPSSGAP; from the coding sequence ATGAGGATAGCCCACATAAGCGACACCCACATCACTGGAGGAGAGGCCTACAAGAGCTACGCCTACGACCTCACGGTGAGCGAGATAAACAGGCTGAACTTCGACCTCGTTGTCCATACCGGGGACGTCACCAACAGCGGTCTCAGGGAGGAGTACGAGAGGGCCGAATACGAGCTGAAGAAAATCAAAAAGCCCCTCGTTGTTATCCCCGGCAACCACGACGTCAGGAACGTTGGGTATGAGCTCTTTGAGGAGTTCATCGGGCCGTTGAACGGTGTTTACGAGTTCAAGGACGGTGTCCTCATCTGGGTGGACTCGACGATACCGGATTTGAGCGACGGGAGGATTGGGAGGCACAAGTTCCGCTGGCTCAAGAAGGTTCTTGAGGAGTACTCCGAGAGGCCCATAAAGATAGTGGCCTCTCACCACCACCTCGTCCCCCTTCCAAACACCGGCCGGGAGAGAAACGTCCTCTTCAACGCCGGCGACGTTCTGGATCTTCTCCTGAGACACGACGTAACGCTCTACCTCTGCGGTCACAAGCACGTCCCCAATGTCTACCGCGTTGAAGACCTGATAGTTGACAACGCCGGGTGCACCTCCTGCCGGAAGACGAGGAGGGGCGACGTGAACAGCTACAACATCGTTGAGATAGAGAAAGACAGGATAGGCGTGACGGTCAGGCGACTTGTGGGAGAAGAAGAGACCAAAAGCCACAGGCCTGTGAAGTCAAAGCTCTTCATACCCCGGGGCGAGAGGCTGATAAGGATAGTTCACGTGGCCGATACGAGGGTCTCTGACAGAGTTTACTTCAGGAGAAAGGTTCTGGAGAACGCGATACGGCTGATAAACGAGAAGCTAAAACCGGACGTCGTCGTCCACTCAGGTAACATGGTTGATGTTGGTATCGAGAGGAACTTTGAGAGGGCCTCTGAGTTCTGGGAGAAGATAGGTGCCCCAAAGCTCGCTGTTCCCGGCTCAAGCGACATGACCTGCCTCGGCCACGAGCTCTTCCCGGAGTACTTCGGTGAGCCCGAGGTAACCCCGCTGAGAGACTTCACCTTCATCCCGGTTCTGACCCCCCAGTACGAGTACGAGGTCGGTTCAGTCGGCAGGTTCGGCCAGAGAAAGCTCGCCGGCGACCTTGAGAGCGCCGAGGGGACGAGAGTCGTCTTCATGCACCACAACGTCGTTCCCATACCGGGGAGCAGGGAAAAGGGCTTCCTTGAGGACGCAGGGGATGTCCTGAAGATTCTCACCCAGCACGGGGCTGAGATAGTCCTAACCGGTCACGGGGGCAATGCCTTCGCGGTCAGGGTCGAGAACACCGTCGTAATCAACGCCGGCTCCCTGAGCTGGGAGCTCCACAGGAACACCTTCGGCAACAGCTTCAACCTGATAGACGTTTACCCGGGTATGATCGTTGCCTTTGAGGTTCAGGCAACCTGGGGAAGCAGGAGGCTCCTCGGGATATGGCCACTCAGACCCTCCTCAGGCGCTCCATAA